Within the Pseudomonas orientalis genome, the region CCAGCGCATATGTATTTTTTAACGACAACCACAAGCTTGATGGTTTTCTATACTTAAAGCTTGAAAAAGGCTCTGTAGATGATGTGACTCCAGCCCTGCCAAATGGAACGCATTTAAAAATAGGGACGCTGAAAATAAATGCCCATGGAACAAAGCTGGGAGAGCGATTCCTAAAAAAAATATTTGACCACTTGATCCTACACAAAGCTGACGATGCATACGTAACTATATTTGAAAAACACAAAGGTCTTATCTCGCTTTTTGAGAAATATGGATTTGTCCGGCACGGCAGCAAGGGCACAGCAAATGGCGTAGAGTTCGTTTATAAAAAAAGTATTCCTAGTACAACCGGAAATCCTACCCTTGACTATCCTACGGTCAATATGGCCGGAAACAAAATTCATCTATTAGCTGTCAAACCTGAGTTCCACTCTATCTTGTTTCCCGACTCAATCCTTCGCAATGAAGATCCCGCTCTGATTGTTAGAGATGTGTCGCATACAAATAGCATACACAAGGTTTACCTCTGCAACATGCCTGGAATCGCCGCCATGAAAAGAGGAGATGTTCTGGTGATTTACAGGACTGGCGATGGTGCAGGCGCAGCACGTTTCCGCGCCGTCGCTAGTTCTGTATGCGTTGTTGAGGAGACAAAGCACATGAACGACTTTAAGGATATAGAAGAATATTTAAACTATTGCCGGCCACACAGCGTATTTTCAGAAAACGAGCTAATAGATTTCTATAAAAAGAACAACAACCAGTTTATCGTCCGCTTTACATACAACATTGCCTTTCCCAAGCGACCAAATCGCGGTAGACTTATCGACGAAGCAGGTATAGATGAAGCACTTCGCTGGAGTTGCATAGACCTTTCCCGCAATCAGTTTGATAAAATTATTGAAATGGGGTCACCCGATGAACGTCTTATTGTCAATTAAACCAGAGTTCGCGGACAAGATCTTCCAAGGCGAAAAGCTTTTTGAGTTTAGAAAAAACATTTTCAAGCGCGAGAATATTTCTAAAGTCATAGTCTATGTGACTATGCCAGTAGGAAAAATTATTGGTGAATTTTCAATAGATGGCGTCATTGAAGGTTCACCGTCCAGCGTCTGGAAAGAAACAAAAAAACATGCTGGCATCAGCAAGGATTTTTACAGCGAGTATTTTTCAGGCCGAGAAAAAGCTTTCGCCATAAAGGTTGGTGAGGTTACAAAATACCAAAACCCAATCAACTTGCGCGACTACGGTGAAAACATTACCGCACCGCAATCTTATCGATATGTATGACGAAAGCCCGGCCCAGTGCCGGGTTTCTTGTCTCTGCCATATTTTACGTACATCTCTACTATTTGCCCGATGCCGCCGGCTCTTGGTATCGCAGCACAAACCCGTTGAAAGCCTTCTTACGCGCCAGGTCATCCATCTGAGCATTGGCTTCTGCCCTCGTGGAGAATGGCCCTACAAACACGCGACTTTTTCCATCACTGCGTGTTGTGTAGGGCCTCCACCCAGAACTCACAAGATCTCTACTGATCGCCTCAGCCTTTTCCTCACTGCTGACGGACGCTAATTGAACGGACCACCTAACCCCTGGAATTTCCAGAACAGGCTGCGGGGCCTTGACTTCAGTTTTTGCGTCCGTCTCGGCCTTGGCATAACCGCAGACGCTTCCTGCGAACCGGTCCGTCATATTTGGATCGATTATCACGTCAAACCCGCCAGGTCTTTTCATAGCAAGAAATTGGGCGAATCCAGAATAGGCGCCGAACGTATTCTTCCCATTCACCTCGCCACAAACGGCCACGTCTGAAACTTGCCGCTCATTTCTAAATTTTGCAGAGTCAGGATCTTTTAGGTGGCTAGCGACTGACGTTCGAGCTCGGTCTATATCTCCGCCGCATCCGGTTACCGCTAGCGCTAGGGCCGTAATTGCTAATCCGCGCATTCCCATCTCCTTGGTCCAATCGACCCAGTGTACCAGTTGCCCCACTGTCATTCAGGATCCCGGCGCTGACTCGCAGCCGGGTTCTGAGCCAATGGAAGAATTTTCACTTGCCAATGTGCGACGACCGAAATACTGTTTATTCATACAGTACCCGCAAGGAGCGAAGCATGAACCAGTCCCCCTACTCCACTGGCAAGCCGAGAAACTCATATGAACTTGTCGGTCACCGACTCCAGCGGATCATCGCCTCACCGAATGTGCAGGAGATCCAGGCAGTTGAAGTGTTCAGATTGGACGACGAAAGCCCGGAGGCTTGGCGACAGGTGATCCAAGACATTGGCGACACCGCAGGTATCCGCATCGACCATTTGGATTCCGGCGCCGTCAGAATCGAGTGGCGAAAATACAGCGACATGTAAATGAGCCCGCTCTTAAGCGGGCTTTTTTACGCCCTTACAAAACCAATACACATCATAGATTTACCTTGAATCGTGGAATTGTTTACCATTTTATTTACCAATATGCATTGACAG harbors:
- a CDS encoding N-acetyltransferase, producing the protein MNLQHTKFSDIDFQDVFFDSLKADYKELPAWFAKKSAEGSSAYVFFNDNHKLDGFLYLKLEKGSVDDVTPALPNGTHLKIGTLKINAHGTKLGERFLKKIFDHLILHKADDAYVTIFEKHKGLISLFEKYGFVRHGSKGTANGVEFVYKKSIPSTTGNPTLDYPTVNMAGNKIHLLAVKPEFHSILFPDSILRNEDPALIVRDVSHTNSIHKVYLCNMPGIAAMKRGDVLVIYRTGDGAGAARFRAVASSVCVVEETKHMNDFKDIEEYLNYCRPHSVFSENELIDFYKKNNNQFIVRFTYNIAFPKRPNRGRLIDEAGIDEALRWSCIDLSRNQFDKIIEMGSPDERLIVN
- a CDS encoding ASCH domain-containing protein — translated: MNVLLSIKPEFADKIFQGEKLFEFRKNIFKRENISKVIVYVTMPVGKIIGEFSIDGVIEGSPSSVWKETKKHAGISKDFYSEYFSGREKAFAIKVGEVTKYQNPINLRDYGENITAPQSYRYV
- a CDS encoding SPOR domain-containing protein; the encoded protein is MTVGQLVHWVDWTKEMGMRGLAITALALAVTGCGGDIDRARTSVASHLKDPDSAKFRNERQVSDVAVCGEVNGKNTFGAYSGFAQFLAMKRPGGFDVIIDPNMTDRFAGSVCGYAKAETDAKTEVKAPQPVLEIPGVRWSVQLASVSSEEKAEAISRDLVSSGWRPYTTRSDGKSRVFVGPFSTRAEANAQMDDLARKKAFNGFVLRYQEPAASGK
- a CDS encoding DUF1654 domain-containing protein, whose translation is MNQSPYSTGKPRNSYELVGHRLQRIIASPNVQEIQAVEVFRLDDESPEAWRQVIQDIGDTAGIRIDHLDSGAVRIEWRKYSDM